The sequence TGATACATAATACCATCTCAGTTCTGATACATATTACCCTCTCAGAAATGATAAATATTACCCTCTCAGATCTGATACATATTACAATCTCCTGACAAgcttgaaaaaaatacaaataaacagtTCACACacccagtgagtgagtgagtgaagtcactcagtcctgtcagactctttgcgaccccatggactccccaGGTTCGGGGCGGGGCGGTCCGTGAGTCAGCTCCCAGATCTAGTCCGAGAGCGGGTAGAGCTAGAGCCGCTGGGTGTGGAGTACGCTGGACTGGTGGAGAGGCCGCGTCTGGAGTGAGCGGGTCTGATCAGGCTCGTGTGGCGCTGAAGGGCCAGCCCTAGGTCTGGGGGAGAGAATCTCTTCTGTGAGACCGCCTTCCCTGCCCGGCCCCTCCCAGTTCCCCCAGCGACGGCCGCTTCCTGGTCCCCGTCGCAACCATGGCTGAAGAACAACCGCAGGTCGAATTGTTCGTGAAGGCTGGCAGTGATGGGGCCAAGATCGGAAACTGCCCCTTCTCCCAGAGACTCTTCATGGTGCTTTGGCTCAAGGGAGTCACCTTCAACGTCACCACTGTTGACACCAAGAGGCGGACTGAGACGGTACAGAAGCTGTGCCCAGGAGGGCAGCTCCCTTTCCTGCTGTATGGCACCGAAGTGCACACAGACACCAACAAGATTGAGGAATTTCTGGAGGCTGTGCTGTGCCCTCCCAGGTACCCCAAGCTGGCAGCTCTGAACCCTGAATCCAACACAGCTGGGCTGGACATATTTGCCAAATTCTCCGCCTACATTAAGAATTCAAACCCAGCACTCAATGACAACCTGGAGAAGGGGCTCCTGAAAGCCCTGAAAGTATTAGACAATTACCTGACATCCCCCCTCCCAGATGAAGTAGATGAGACCAGTGCTGAGGATGAGGGCATCTCTCAGAGGAAATTTCTGGATGGCAATGAGCTCACTCTGGCTGACTGCAACCTGTTGCCCAAGCTCCACATAGTACAGGTGGTATGTAAGAAGTACCGGGGATTCTCCATTCCGGATGTGTTTCGCGGAGTGCATCGATACCTGCGCAATGCCTATGCTAGGGAAGAGTTTGCTTCCACCTGTCCAGATGATGAGGAAATCGAGCTGGCCTATGAGCAAGTGGCCAAGGCCCTCAAATAAGGCCCTTCCTAAGGCTCCCTGGCCCCCCTCCATTTTCTCCACAAAGGCCCTGGGTGGTTTCCACATGCTACCCAACGGACACACTCCAAAATGGCCAGTGGGCATAGAATCCTGGAGCAGCTGTGCAGGGTTTGCTGGGGGCGATGAGAAGCAAGGATGGGGGATCTGCGAGAGATTTTTGTTGTGGGGTGGGTTGGACAATGTATTTCAGTAATAAAAtagaccccaggctcctccctccatgggattctccaggcaagaatactggagtgggttgccatttccttctccaggggatcttcccaactcagggatcgaacccgggtctcctgcattgcaggcagatgctttaacctttgagccaccagggaagcacccagAGGAGGCTCTAAACACTGATTAAAACCTCTCCATGTAACTAATAGACAGCCACATTA comes from Cervus elaphus chromosome 29, mCerEla1.1, whole genome shotgun sequence and encodes:
- the LOC122686090 gene encoding chloride intracellular channel protein 1; protein product: MAEEQPQVELFVKAGSDGAKIGNCPFSQRLFMVLWLKGVTFNVTTVDTKRRTETVQKLCPGGQLPFLLYGTEVHTDTNKIEEFLEAVLCPPRYPKLAALNPESNTAGLDIFAKFSAYIKNSNPALNDNLEKGLLKALKVLDNYLTSPLPDEVDETSAEDEGISQRKFLDGNELTLADCNLLPKLHIVQVVCKKYRGFSIPDVFRGVHRYLRNAYAREEFASTCPDDEEIELAYEQVAKALK